From the genome of Marixanthomonas ophiurae, one region includes:
- a CDS encoding tail fiber domain-containing protein, with amino-acid sequence MLRILPPLFVGIFLCLFYTTNAQVGINTTSPNAQLEVQSSNQATPANTDGILIPKIDVFPATDPTAAQDGMMVYLTTATATQAAGFYYWDQVAGAWSALGGGGDGWNLTGNAGTDASVNFLGTTDNTDLIFKRNNTYSGKLHSTETAFGVNALNTTSTGDNNTAVGVSSLTANTDGNNNTAIGYTALYNSETSSNTAIGSKSMYHTVSGYENVAMGYYALYENINGSFNTAIGTAALRKNTSGQYNTGVGYMALQENTTGKDNIAIGQRALHSSTTVSNTIAIGTYALNNNSSGSSNIGVGYYALRNNTTGSFNSAFGFEALLTNVTGGYNTSLGYKALTNNYGGGNNTAIGVNALGSNKHGNSNTGIGRRALSSNANGDHNVAIGYQTLEKNGNSFNTAVGNYAAAANTSGTNNTAVGYKSLEKNKEGANNTALGYTALQNNKGHNNTAIGYSAFNPYTATAFDNSTAIGNGATISASNQVKLGNSAVTEIGGYADWTNYTPPPLTLKNIQKNVPGIAFIEKLEPIIYQVKSTDASQTKTTSGFIAQEVEKAANELGYNFGGIVVPTNDSDVYGIQYAQFVMPLVQAVKDQQEIIEKQEEKTTALQEKVAKLTQRLEAVEAMITK; translated from the coding sequence ATGCTCCGAATTTTACCCCCGCTATTTGTAGGTATATTTCTATGTCTATTTTATACTACAAATGCTCAAGTAGGAATCAACACGACAAGTCCCAATGCTCAATTAGAAGTTCAATCCAGTAATCAGGCAACCCCTGCTAATACAGATGGGATATTGATACCCAAGATAGATGTCTTTCCGGCTACTGATCCCACTGCTGCTCAAGATGGGATGATGGTATATCTTACAACGGCAACAGCGACTCAAGCCGCTGGATTTTATTATTGGGATCAAGTTGCAGGAGCATGGTCGGCTTTAGGTGGCGGCGGAGACGGCTGGAACCTTACCGGAAATGCAGGTACCGATGCTTCGGTTAACTTTTTAGGAACCACCGACAATACTGACCTTATCTTTAAACGTAATAATACTTATAGCGGAAAGTTACATAGCACTGAAACTGCTTTTGGAGTTAATGCATTGAACACAACTAGTACCGGAGATAACAATACGGCTGTGGGTGTTAGTTCATTAACTGCAAATACGGATGGCAATAATAATACTGCCATCGGGTATACAGCACTTTATAATAGTGAGACCAGTAGTAATACCGCAATAGGAAGTAAAAGTATGTACCATACGGTTAGTGGCTATGAAAATGTAGCAATGGGCTATTATGCATTGTATGAAAATATTAATGGGAGCTTTAATACGGCCATAGGAACGGCAGCCCTTAGAAAAAATACAAGCGGTCAATACAATACAGGCGTAGGGTATATGGCTTTACAGGAAAACACAACTGGGAAAGACAATATTGCCATAGGGCAACGGGCGTTACATTCAAGCACAACCGTATCGAATACTATCGCTATAGGTACATACGCTTTAAATAATAATTCATCAGGTTCTAGCAATATAGGGGTAGGGTATTATGCCTTGAGAAATAATACCACCGGAAGTTTTAATTCAGCATTCGGCTTTGAAGCCTTACTTACAAATGTTACAGGTGGATATAACACATCTTTGGGGTATAAAGCACTGACTAATAATTATGGAGGAGGAAATAATACAGCTATTGGGGTAAATGCGTTAGGAAGTAACAAGCACGGAAATTCTAATACGGGCATAGGAAGAAGAGCTTTATCTTCTAATGCTAATGGAGATCACAATGTAGCGATAGGCTACCAAACACTTGAAAAAAATGGTAATAGCTTTAACACGGCGGTAGGAAATTATGCAGCGGCTGCCAACACGAGTGGTACCAATAATACTGCAGTAGGCTATAAATCCCTTGAGAAAAACAAAGAAGGTGCCAATAATACAGCACTAGGATATACTGCACTTCAAAATAATAAAGGACATAACAATACTGCGATAGGATATAGTGCATTTAATCCATACACTGCAACAGCTTTTGATAATTCAACAGCTATAGGAAACGGAGCTACTATTTCAGCATCCAATCAAGTAAAGTTAGGTAATAGTGCTGTTACTGAAATTGGTGGGTATGCAGACTGGACTAACTATACGCCACCCCCTTTAACATTAAAAAATATTCAAAAAAATGTACCGGGGATAGCCTTCATAGAAAAGTTAGAACCTATTATATACCAAGTAAAAAGTACAGATGCTTCCCAAACGAAAACAACCAGTGGCTTTATAGCTCAAGAAGTAGAAAAAGCCGCAAATGAGCTAGGATATAATTTTGGTGGAATTGTAGTTCCTACCAATGATTCTGATGTGTATGGGATTCAATATGCACAGTTTGTGATGCCCTTAGTGCAAGCTGTAAAAGACCAACAAGAGATCATTGAAAAACAAGAAGAAAAAACAACTGCTCTACAAGAAAAAGTAGCAAAATTGACGCAGCGATTAGAAGCCGTGGAAGCGATGATCACCAAATAA